A window from Corynebacterium urogenitale encodes these proteins:
- a CDS encoding ACT domain-containing protein: protein MSFLMRVRMPDSPGTLGLLAVALGNVEANIIGVDIVGHDEEGTVVDDIVVELPSQHLPDALITASQELPGVYVDSLRPFSGTVDRRGQVQMLAAVAARRQNVQQALDIMMENLPKSMTAGWAIVLETRDKTRRISASSAAPEDDGRELESAPIEEARMLNPEREEWIPETWTVMDSSLAGTPIEGTNLLLIIGRPGGPDFLLSEVEHLRQLGSIVGAFFS from the coding sequence ATGTCTTTCCTCATGCGTGTCCGTATGCCAGATTCCCCAGGCACCCTGGGTCTACTCGCCGTTGCCTTGGGCAATGTCGAGGCAAATATCATCGGCGTGGACATTGTTGGCCATGACGAAGAGGGAACGGTTGTCGACGATATCGTCGTCGAACTGCCCAGCCAGCACCTCCCCGACGCCCTGATCACGGCTTCTCAGGAACTGCCCGGCGTCTACGTCGATTCCCTCCGTCCGTTCTCGGGCACCGTGGACCGTCGCGGTCAGGTGCAGATGCTCGCCGCCGTTGCAGCACGACGCCAGAATGTCCAACAAGCACTGGACATCATGATGGAAAACCTGCCGAAGTCCATGACCGCAGGGTGGGCAATCGTTTTGGAGACCCGAGATAAGACCCGGCGCATTTCTGCATCCTCCGCCGCACCGGAGGATGATGGACGTGAGCTCGAATCCGCCCCTATTGAAGAGGCCCGTATGCTCAACCCAGAGCGCGAAGAGTGGATTCCAGAAACATGGACCGTTATGGATTCTTCCCTTGCCGGCACTCCGATTGAGGGAACAAACCTACTGCTCATTATCGGTCGACCTGGTGGCCCTGATTTCCTCCTCAGCGAGGTGGAGCATCTGCGTCAGCTGGGGTCCATC
- the gatC gene encoding Asp-tRNA(Asn)/Glu-tRNA(Gln) amidotransferase subunit GatC encodes MSEISRDDVAHLARLARLKLTDEELDEFATQIDGIVDHVAAIREVNTDDVPPLSHPTQNVDGDVSVMREDVVIPTLTAEQALDQAPAQDQQRFQVPQILSD; translated from the coding sequence ATGTCTGAGATTTCGCGCGATGACGTAGCACACCTGGCCCGCCTGGCCCGCCTCAAGCTCACCGATGAGGAGCTCGACGAATTCGCCACCCAAATCGACGGAATCGTTGATCACGTGGCGGCGATTCGGGAAGTAAACACTGATGATGTTCCTCCGTTGAGCCATCCAACTCAGAACGTTGACGGAGATGTTTCCGTCATGCGTGAGGATGTGGTGATCCCTACTCTGACTGCCGAGCAGGCTCTTGACCAGGCGCCGGCGCAGGATCAGCAGCGCTTCCAGGTGCCGCAGATTCTCAGCGACTAA